Within the Thermosynechococcus sichuanensis E542 genome, the region CCCTTGCCGCCGCAGAATCGGTACGATGCCATTGGGCTGGGTGATCACTGTTGCCATAGGTGGCGCAGAAGTTCGGGGCAGTTGTTGCAGCCGTAGCAATTCTTGACGATAGCTAGCAAGGGCCTGCGCCTGTTGGGGATGGGCACGAATGACCTGATCGAGAATTTGCACTGCTGTTGCCCAGTCTTGGTTGGCGATCGCCCGATAAAAACTTTCTGGTAGTGCCACCGCCGGCACCCCCTTGGCCGGGGCAATCAGGAACACCATTCCCACCAAGGTTGCCAGTGCCCAGTATCCGTAATGTTGGGTCATGCGTTTCTTCGTACCCTAGGATCAATAGTAGCGAGAGAACTGCTGGCTATTGCAGTCTGGCCATGAACACGCAACCTTCGCCGCAACTGAGTCCTGAAGACTATTTGGAATGGGAAGCCCAAAGTGGCGTTAAGCACGAATATATCAATGGCCAAGTATCTGCAATGGCCGGAGTCAGTGATGCCCACGTTACCCTAGCCTTGAATTTGGCCACCCTCCTACGACCCACTGTGCGGCAGCGGGGTTGTCGTCTGTACATGTCAGATATGAAAGTGCGGCTTGAGCAGCGAAATTGCTTTTACTATCCTGATTTGTTGGTGACCTGTGACCCACGGGATCAGCAAACACCGCTCTATAAATCCTTCCCTTGCTTGGTAATTGAGGTGCTTTCTCCCTCAACAGAGGCCTTTGATCGCGGCGATAAATTCATTGACTACCAAAGCCTTGAGAGCCTCGAGGAATATGTGCTTGTGAATACCCGCCGACAGCGATTGGAGAGTTTTCGTCGCAGTGCTTCGGGGTTATGGGTTTGGCAGGCCTACTCCCCTCCAGAGGATTCGGTTGAATTCAAGAGCATTGGCTGGCAAGGCCACATATCGGATATTTATGAGGATGTCAGCCTAGAATTGTAATCTCAATCAAAAGTTGGTGTGAATCGCCTCCATCGGGCACGCAGCCACACATTGCTCACAGACAATGCAGCGGGAGCGGGTAAATTGCAGTTGAAACGTCTCTGGATGCAGCGTCAGTGCCTGAGTGGGACATACCCCTGTACAGAGGCCACAGTGGACACAGGCCTGCTCATCAATCACAATTTCACGGCTGGCAAGGGAAACCTCAATATTCTGCTGCCGCAACCATTCTAGGGCGGCCTCCATTTGATCAATGTCTCCAGCCAATTCGAGAACTAGTTTGCCCACTTGGTTAGGTGCCACTTGGGCACGGATGATATTGGCAGCAATGTTAAAGTCCTTGGCCAAGCGATAGGTGACGGGCATTTGAATTGTCCGCCGGGGGAATGTCAATGTGACTCGCTTTTTCACTGGTTGAAGCGTTGAATTGCAGTCTTGCTTTCTACTGTAACTAGGATGGGGAATCGGTGCTGACAATCTCACCGAGGCGTTCAATCTGCAAGGGGGTGCTGGGAAAGTCGGCTTGGGTTAAACGGCGAATCAGTTGCACACTAGCAAAGTTTTGATCAATGTGGGGAATCCCCTTGGCATCGAGGCGTACAGGAATGATTTTTCCTTGAAGGAAGCGGCCAGAACCGTCGAGTTCAACATCGAGGATTAAGGACTTGCCAAGGGTGCCGTGACTGCTCAGGGTCTGATAGCCGACAAAGTTCCCCAAAGAATAGGCAATGAGGCGGCCTTTGTACAATTCAAGGGCACGGGGGACATGGGGACCATGACCTAGGATTAAATCGGCACCATTGTCAATCATAGTGCGGGCAAACTGAACCACATTGCCCCGGTCTTCGCCATAGAAGTACTCGGTGCGATCGCGGGTGTGAATTTGATCGCTGCCTTCGGCGCCCCCATGGAAACTGACAACCACAATATCAGCGTTTTGCTTGGCCTTCTGCACAAGAGCGGCACCGGCCTTGAGGTCTTGAATGCGATTTTGGCCGTAGTAGGTGGCAAAGCCAATAAATGCAGTTTTCAGCCCATTGGCTTCGAGGTAGGTCATTTGATTGAGATCGCCAATGGCGGTCATGCCAGCGGCGTTGATGTGGCGAATCGTATCGCGAAAACCCTGTTCGTTGAAGTCGTAGCTGTGGTTGTTGGCAATGTTGAGGACATTGAAACCGGCTTGGCGCAATACCTGCGCATAACTGGGTGGTGAGCGAAAGGCAAAACTGCGACCACTACTGGTGTTTTTGAAGGGATGGGGATGATCGGTGAGGGTACTTTCGTAATTGCCAAAGAGGAGATCTGCCCCCTGAAGATAGGGTTTCACGTGGGCAAAGAGCTTTTGCGGCTCCGCAGGCAAACGGTTACTCGGAAAATTGGTGCCAAGGACAATATCGCCAACGGCCTTAATCCGTAAACGGCGATCGCTCGGGGCGGGTGGGGGGGGCACTAGGGGAACGTCCGGTTGAGGGGGCGTAAGGGCTGGACTCGGTGCCGCACTCGGCGGGGCATCGACACTGAGTTGATTTTGTAGGGTAAGGGCAACGGCACCCGTGCCCGCGATCGCCAGTAAACTGAGGGCAAAGGCACTGACTGCCTGATGGGAGGGGGGGGTGGCAGGTGTCGCTGGATTTGAGCTGGAACTTGCTTGCACAGACGGCGCTGCTGGTAAGGTCTCCTGTAAGTCAACGGTCTGTGTCCATTCTGGCCATTCTTCGCCAAGGAGCCGAGCATGGAGCCGTACCCGCAAAATTCCTTGGGGCGCCAGTTGCTTGAGGCCTCGGCAAACAAACTGAACGCAGACTTGGGGGGGGAGCGATCGCGCCGCTTCAAACATAATTTGTAAACAATCACCCTGCCGCCGCACGAGGGCACGCACTCCCTTGGCCTGAAGCGTGCGGTTCATCAAATGGGCAATGGCCTCTGCTTGACCCTGCCGTGCCTGCTGCCAAATCAAATCAAGGGAAGCGGTCATGACCAAAGAAACCTCAGGCGATCGCGAGCAAACCTGTGGTTATTTTATGGGAAGTCACCAATCTTGAAAGTTAGTGTCAGACCAATTTGACAAACGTCACGCAGAGGTTTCTTGGGTATGCAAGGCTCGCAACAGATCATGACGGCTAATAATGCCGACCAATTCCCCTTGGGCATTCAAGACCGGCAGGCGACTAATGTGGTGATTGACCATGAGGCGAGCTGCTTCGGAAATGGGTGCATCCACGTTAATCGTGTGGGGATTGGGGGTCATGACATCTTGCACCTGTTGGCCGAGGGTTTTCTTGAGGTGTTGATGAAAGGATTCTGGAGACTCAAAGTAAATGATGCTGCCTAGGAAGGTGATGTACAAGGGCGGCTCGAGGGGGGCTTCGCGCACGATCAGGTCAGCTTCAGACACCAATCCCACCAATTTGCCTTGGTCATCTACAACGGGGAGGCCGCGCACCTGTTTTTCTTCCATGAGGCGAACTGCCTCAGAAATTGGCGCATTGGCACGAATGGTAAAGGGGGTGGGGGTCATGTAGTCACGAACAAGAGCGGTCATAGTTAACCTAGGGAATGGGAGGACAGTTCAAGGGGATGGCAGTCGCCATGCATTGCTAAGTCAGGGCGCAGGCTCTGAGCATGGCGCAAATAGGCATGGTAAATCGGTTGATCGGGGTTAGGTGTGTTGAAGTAAATCAAGCAGCGGATACAGCGGGGTAGGTCTCCCTCCACGTGCATTTGCTGGACATCAAGGAGGGGAATGTTGCGCCAATGGGGGCACTCACGGGCAATCGCCGCCGGAAAGATCTGATCGAGGTCGCGGGTGACAGAGAAGGTGACACTAATCACTTCCGAGAAGTCGAGGGCATTGCGCCGCTCAATCTCGCCGAGGAGTTCCAAAACCGCCTCACGGATTGCTGGAATTGAATTTTCAGTGGCGGTAGTTGCTCCACGAATTGCTCGGACGCGCCAGCCCACAGTGTGCTCCTCCATCAAGACAGCCACAAGGGTACTGTATCCAGCTTAGGGGCGATAGAGCCAGAGGGGAAGTCCATTGGTGGCCATTTCAAATTCCAACCAGTCCAAGGCGGCTGGCCACGGGAAGGGGAATCGTTCCTGCTGACGCGGAAACAGACGCGCTAAAGGGGACTTTGGTTCTTCAATGGTTTGCACCTTGGTTTTGTCCGGATCGAGTCCCGCCAGTTCCGCCAGCCAGCGCCGGGCATCCTCCTCAGTGCCTAGGCGATCCACGAGTCCGAGAGCAAGGGCCTGCTCACCGGTAAACACACGGCCATCGGCAAAACTGCGCACGGTTTCCACGTCAAGGTTACGCCCTTCGGCCACGGTTTGGACAAATTGGTGATAGCTGGTGTCAATGAGGTCTTGAAGAATGCGGATTTCTTCCTCAGTGAGGTCGCGATCGAAGGCAAGAATGTCTTTGTAGGGGCCAGATTTGATCACCTTGAAGGAGACCCCCACTTTGTCGAGGAGCCGTTGCAGATTGTTGCCCCGCAGGATGACGCCAATGCTGCCTGTAATGGTGCCGGGGTTGGCCATGATGTACTGTGCCCCCATGCCAATATAGACCCCGCCAGAGGCAGAGATATTGCCAAAACTGGCAACAATTTTCATTTTTGACTGCAAGCGCTTGAGGGCGGCATAGATTTCTTGGGAGTCCCCCACGGTACCGCCGGGACTGTCAATGCGCACCAGCAGCGCTGGGTAGCCCCGTTCTTCAATCGTTTTCAGGGCTTTGAGGACACGGCGACGAGTACCGCCAGCGATCGCCCCTGTAATTTCGAGGCGGGCAATTTGACGACGGTAACCACGGGATATAGGCCAAGGCATAGGCAGCAGTTAGTTCCGCAAATCGTAACAATTGACTCAGATTTCTAATCTAGCAAGGTTCTAGGAGGCAGAGGGTGGCGCCTGTTTGACCATTGCTGCTGAGAGTCCCTCAGTGCCGTTGCCGATATACCACAGGGCTGCGGCGGCTTCAGCATGGGTGACGGCTTTCTGGGGTTGGAGCAGGAGGGTTTCTCCCCAAACGCGGCGAATGTTCGAGAGATCCCCTGCCAGATAGTCTGCGGCCACGGCATTGATGGCGGGTGGAGCAATCCGTTGACTGTCCTTGAAGCCCCAGGTTTGCTGAATGCGATCAATCGTGCTGGGACTCAGCCGCCCCTGTTGATCGAGGGGCACTTTCCACTGCAACAGCGTTTCGCGGGTGAGGGGCGCATTGGGGCGAAAGAGGGTGCTGGTCTCTCCAGTGAGGGGGCTAGGCAAAAAGCCTGCCATCGCCAGTCCCTGAATATAGGGAAAGTCGGGATTGTCACGGGGCACATCTTGAAAAATGGGCGTGTCGTTGCGGCTGCCCAAGCGGATTTGGCGGGCGGGGCGATCGGCATAGAAGCGGTTGTAGGTGGTCACCAACCAGCGCACAAACTGAGCGCGACTGATGGGGGTATTGGGTTGCAGGCGATCGCCCGTCGTACTGAGAACCCCTAGTTCTGCTAAATCGCGAATGGCAGGCTGGAGGGGAGTAGGAGCATCTTCAAGATCAGCAAAGGTTTGGGGTGAGGTAGCGTTGGGTTGGGGAGCTGGGGTGGCCGTGGCACTATTGACGGATGTGTAAGCAACTGTAAACGTTGTCAGGTTATTTTCTGGCACCGTGTTGATGGTGACGCTCACTTCCAGTTCATCACTGCGCCCCTTGAGGGTGATCGTATTATCCGCCACTTGCTGCGTCACCAGTTGCCAGCCGGATTGTTGAAATTGCTGGCTATAGAATTGCTGGATGGCGATCGCTGGTGCTTGTGCTTGCCAGCGGGTTTCCGTAGTTTGGGGTGCCCCCGCTTGCGGCTGAGTGGCTACAAGCATCGCATTAGGAAACCGTAAATTCTCTGGCAGTGTTGTCGTTGGTTCTGGGGTGGGTGACGCTGTGGGAGGACGACCCGCCCATTGATCGGCATTGGGATCAGCAGCAAACCAATTTTGTAGCCCACTGCCCTCACAACTGCTGAGAAGCAGGGCACTCAAGAATAAAATCCATCCCAATGGGCGCGATCGCTTCAACGTTCTTCCACTCTCAGCTTGCTACCGTTTCCTTCAGCACTGATTTCAGCCGCCATAGGAGGAAAGTCTGCCCCAACTCAAGAGGCAGGGGCGTCACCCCCTCAATACAGGACTGTACCCAGCCATCTCCCCACGACCATTCCTGCCAGCCCTCAATGGCCTGCCGCAGCACCAGTACCAGTCGCTCTGCGGTCAGCAGTTCTACGCGGTGTTCCAATTTCAGCCACAGAAATTCACTGGTGAAGCTGTCCCCCACTTGCAGGCGATCGCCCGTTGTCTGAATCTGTAGGGGCCACAACCACTGCCGTAACTGTCTTGGCTGTGTCAAATAATCCCGCAGTTGGTCGGCGGTGGCCGGCACCTCAATGCGCAAATGGCTTGATTGAAATGTTCCCAGCATCGCTTTTCCCTAAGAGGATAGATACGTGTAGCTGCGCAGGCTCCGCTCGTAGTTTTCTAGAAGGTGTTGCGCTTCCGCTAGGGTAATTTGGCCTTCGGCAAGGGCGGCCTCGGCACGG harbors:
- a CDS encoding Uma2 family endonuclease — its product is MNTQPSPQLSPEDYLEWEAQSGVKHEYINGQVSAMAGVSDAHVTLALNLATLLRPTVRQRGCRLYMSDMKVRLEQRNCFYYPDLLVTCDPRDQQTPLYKSFPCLVIEVLSPSTEAFDRGDKFIDYQSLESLEEYVLVNTRRQRLESFRRSASGLWVWQAYSPPEDSVEFKSIGWQGHISDIYEDVSLEL
- the aroH gene encoding chorismate mutase, which produces MEEHTVGWRVRAIRGATTATENSIPAIREAVLELLGEIERRNALDFSEVISVTFSVTRDLDQIFPAAIARECPHWRNIPLLDVQQMHVEGDLPRCIRCLIYFNTPNPDQPIYHAYLRHAQSLRPDLAMHGDCHPLELSSHSLG
- a CDS encoding NIL domain-containing protein, yielding MKKRVTLTFPRRTIQMPVTYRLAKDFNIAANIIRAQVAPNQVGKLVLELAGDIDQMEAALEWLRQQNIEVSLASREIVIDEQACVHCGLCTGVCPTQALTLHPETFQLQFTRSRCIVCEQCVAACPMEAIHTNF
- a CDS encoding CBS domain-containing protein, encoding MTALVRDYMTPTPFTIRANAPISEAVRLMEEKQVRGLPVVDDQGKLVGLVSEADLIVREAPLEPPLYITFLGSIIYFESPESFHQHLKKTLGQQVQDVMTPNPHTINVDAPISEAARLMVNHHISRLPVLNAQGELVGIISRHDLLRALHTQETSA
- a CDS encoding CapA family protein — its product is MTASLDLIWQQARQGQAEAIAHLMNRTLQAKGVRALVRRQGDCLQIMFEAARSLPPQVCVQFVCRGLKQLAPQGILRVRLHARLLGEEWPEWTQTVDLQETLPAAPSVQASSSSNPATPATPPSHQAVSAFALSLLAIAGTGAVALTLQNQLSVDAPPSAAPSPALTPPQPDVPLVPPPPAPSDRRLRIKAVGDIVLGTNFPSNRLPAEPQKLFAHVKPYLQGADLLFGNYESTLTDHPHPFKNTSSGRSFAFRSPPSYAQVLRQAGFNVLNIANNHSYDFNEQGFRDTIRHINAAGMTAIGDLNQMTYLEANGLKTAFIGFATYYGQNRIQDLKAGAALVQKAKQNADIVVVSFHGGAEGSDQIHTRDRTEYFYGEDRGNVVQFARTMIDNGADLILGHGPHVPRALELYKGRLIAYSLGNFVGYQTLSSHGTLGKSLILDVELDGSGRFLQGKIIPVRLDAKGIPHIDQNFASVQLIRRLTQADFPSTPLQIERLGEIVSTDSPS
- a CDS encoding S-layer homology domain-containing protein; protein product: MSALLLSSCEGSGLQNWFAADPNADQWAGRPPTASPTPEPTTTLPENLRFPNAMLVATQPQAGAPQTTETRWQAQAPAIAIQQFYSQQFQQSGWQLVTQQVADNTITLKGRSDELEVSVTINTVPENNLTTFTVAYTSVNSATATPAPQPNATSPQTFADLEDAPTPLQPAIRDLAELGVLSTTGDRLQPNTPISRAQFVRWLVTTYNRFYADRPARQIRLGSRNDTPIFQDVPRDNPDFPYIQGLAMAGFLPSPLTGETSTLFRPNAPLTRETLLQWKVPLDQQGRLSPSTIDRIQQTWGFKDSQRIAPPAINAVAADYLAGDLSNIRRVWGETLLLQPQKAVTHAEAAAALWYIGNGTEGLSAAMVKQAPPSAS
- the sppA gene encoding signal peptide peptidase SppA, which translates into the protein MPWPISRGYRRQIARLEITGAIAGGTRRRVLKALKTIEERGYPALLVRIDSPGGTVGDSQEIYAALKRLQSKMKIVASFGNISASGGVYIGMGAQYIMANPGTITGSIGVILRGNNLQRLLDKVGVSFKVIKSGPYKDILAFDRDLTEEEIRILQDLIDTSYHQFVQTVAEGRNLDVETVRSFADGRVFTGEQALALGLVDRLGTEEDARRWLAELAGLDPDKTKVQTIEEPKSPLARLFPRQQERFPFPWPAALDWLEFEMATNGLPLWLYRP